CGGCCTGGAACAGGTCATTGCCTATATGGAAGACCTGCACTTTACCGAAGGAGACATTGCCTACCTGCGCAGCCGAAAACTATTTGATGAAGCCTTCCTGGATTATTTGGCCAATTTTGAATTTGCCTGCGATGTTTGGGCCATTCCTGAAGGGACGCCCGTATTCCCCGGCGAGCCCCTGGTGACCGTACGCGGTCCGGTGATTCAGGCGCAAATGCTTGAAACCATGACCCTCCTCCTGTTAAACCACCAATGCCTTATTGCCACCAAGGCCAACCGGATTGTTCGCGCTGCCCAGGGCCGGGCCGTGATGGAATTCGGCTCCCGGCGTGCCCAAGGCGCTGATGCCGCCAATTATGGCGCCCGCGCTGCCTACATTGCCGGCGTTGTCGGATCGGCTAATACCCTGACCGATCGCACCATGGGGATTCCGGCCCTGGGGACCATGGCCCACAGCTGGGTTCAATTGTTCGGCTCTGAATATGAGGCCTTTAAAGCCTATGCGGAAGTGTACCCGCAAGACTGCACCCTCTTGGTGGATACCTATGACGTGTTGCAGAGCGGTGTGCCCAATGCCATCCGCGTTTTTGATGAATGTGTTGTGCCGAGGGGCTACCGGCCTAAAGGGGTCCGCATTGATTCCGGGGACATCGCCTACCTCTCCAAGCGCGTGCGTCAAATGCTTGACGATGCCGGCTATAAGGATTGCGCCGTTGTTGCCTCCGGCGGCCTGGACGAATACATCATCCGGGACCTCTTCCAGCAAGGGGCCAAACTGGATTCCTTCGGGGTAGGCGAGCGGTTGATCACCGCCAAAAGCGACCCGGTCTTCGGTGGCGTCTATAAGATGGTTGCCGTTGCCGATGACGAAGGCAATCTGCAGCCGCGCATCAAAATCAGTGAAAACATTGATAAAATCACAACCCCCGGCTTCAAGTGCCCCTGGCGTCTCTTTGACCGGGACAGCGGCAAAGCCATTGCCGATGTCATCTCTTTAGCAGATGAGCAAATTTCCGAAGATGAGCCCTTTACCCTCTTTGACCCCAAAGCCATTTGGAAACGCAAGGTGGTGAATAATTTCCGGGCAGAACGCCTGCAAGTGCCCATCTTTGAAAAAGGCAAGCTCGTTTACCAACGCCCTGACGTCGATGACATCCGCCAATATTGTGCTGAAAAAATGGATACCCTTTGGGAAGAAGTCACTCGCTTTGAAAATCCGCATAAATATTATGTGGACTTTACCTATGACCTCTGGCAATTGCGGGAAGACATGCTCATGCGTCATCGCGTGTAAAAGTGCAGCCGTTCGATTCTATCGGGCGGCTGTTTTTTATGCGTTTCCGAAAATCATTAAGCATTAAGGTTAGATATTTAAAGATAGACA
This is a stretch of genomic DNA from Peptococcus niger. It encodes these proteins:
- a CDS encoding nicotinate phosphoribosyltransferase — its product is MDERNLTLLMDFYELTMGNGYFMNGLKDREAVFDAYFRVLPDKGGFAIMAGLEQVIAYMEDLHFTEGDIAYLRSRKLFDEAFLDYLANFEFACDVWAIPEGTPVFPGEPLVTVRGPVIQAQMLETMTLLLLNHQCLIATKANRIVRAAQGRAVMEFGSRRAQGADAANYGARAAYIAGVVGSANTLTDRTMGIPALGTMAHSWVQLFGSEYEAFKAYAEVYPQDCTLLVDTYDVLQSGVPNAIRVFDECVVPRGYRPKGVRIDSGDIAYLSKRVRQMLDDAGYKDCAVVASGGLDEYIIRDLFQQGAKLDSFGVGERLITAKSDPVFGGVYKMVAVADDEGNLQPRIKISENIDKITTPGFKCPWRLFDRDSGKAIADVISLADEQISEDEPFTLFDPKAIWKRKVVNNFRAERLQVPIFEKGKLVYQRPDVDDIRQYCAEKMDTLWEEVTRFENPHKYYVDFTYDLWQLREDMLMRHRV